The following proteins come from a genomic window of Pseudomonas hygromyciniae:
- a CDS encoding dienelactone hydrolase family protein has protein sequence MSQVTVRSVVYQIDGQPYESRLAFDASHKGPLPGLLMAPNWMGVSAGAEEIAKAVAAKGYVVLIADLYGQQVRPSNGDEAGAAMMPLKNDRGLLNTRMQAAFEQLQGQVEAAVDTSKLATFGFCFGGCCALELARTGAALKAAVSFHGTLDTPNPAHAKNIKGSVLVLHGASDPLVPREQLPAFEDEMNAAGVDWQLLSYGGAVHSFTDPHANVPGKMMYDAKTAGRAFQAMHNLLDEVFGG, from the coding sequence ATGAGCCAAGTCACCGTGCGTTCCGTGGTCTATCAGATTGATGGCCAGCCTTATGAAAGCCGCCTGGCCTTCGACGCCAGCCACAAGGGCCCGCTGCCGGGTCTGTTGATGGCGCCGAACTGGATGGGCGTCAGCGCCGGCGCCGAAGAGATCGCCAAGGCCGTAGCCGCCAAGGGCTATGTGGTGTTGATCGCCGATCTGTATGGGCAGCAGGTGCGCCCGTCCAATGGCGATGAGGCCGGGGCGGCGATGATGCCGTTGAAAAATGACCGTGGGCTGCTGAACACGCGCATGCAGGCGGCCTTTGAGCAACTGCAAGGCCAGGTCGAGGCCGCTGTCGATACCTCGAAGCTGGCGACCTTTGGCTTCTGCTTTGGCGGTTGCTGCGCTTTGGAGTTGGCGCGTACCGGAGCGGCGTTGAAGGCTGCGGTGTCGTTCCATGGCACCCTGGATACGCCAAACCCGGCGCACGCGAAGAATATCAAGGGGTCAGTGCTGGTGTTGCATGGTGCTAGCGATCCGTTGGTGCCCAGAGAGCAGTTGCCTGCATTTGAAGATGAGATGAACGCGGCCGGTGTGGATTGGCAATTGCTCAGCTACGGCGGCGCGGTGCATTCGTTCACCGATCCCCATGCCAATGTGCCGGGCAAGATGATGTACGACGCCAAGACGGCTGGTCGGGCGTTCCAGGCGATGCATAATTTGTTGGATGAAGTGTTCGGGGGCTGA